One Drechmeria coniospora strain ARSEF 6962 chromosome 01, whole genome shotgun sequence genomic region harbors:
- a CDS encoding threonine aldolase: MTVAVELISSRTALPIESDQVQTTVAMPEAAAVYPPRAKYSFLDDYSEGAHPQVLEALIASNGTQESGYGNDRYSDEARRHICRHLGRDDVGIFFVPSGTSANAISIAACLRPHEAVIAASTGHIVTRETGAVEATGHKIINVAPCNGKLTPDSIRKALDDNWHYPHMAKPRLVYVSHATEVGTVYSKAELAAIKQLCELKGLLLFMDGARIGAALTSSTSDMTLRDVLDLTDIFWIGGTKNGALLGEAVVVKSPDLAVDFAFYVKQHGSLLAKSRIMGVEFAELFRENLYFELARRGNAAAEKLSRSIVGAGYALRAETETNQVFAILPLGLVQELQKDFVFYVWEKCGANWAVVRLLTTWATDTAQLEKFNNTVLSWVPLPDHGDADGCF; the protein is encoded by the coding sequence ATGACCGTTGCCGTCGAACTCATCTCATCAAGGACGGCCCTGCCCATCGAATCGGACCAGGTGCAAACGACGGTCGCGATgcccgaggccgccgccgtctacCCCCCGAGGGCCAAGTAtagcttcctcgacgactaCAGCGAGGGCGCGCACCCGCAGGTGCTCGAGGCCCTCATCGCCAGCAACGGCACCCAGGAGTCGGGCTACGGCAACGACCGTTACAGCGACGAGGCTCGTCGTCACATCtgccgccacctcggccgcgatgACGTGGGCATCTTCTTCGTCCCCAGCGGCACCTCGGCCAACGCcatctccatcgccgcctgcctgcgGCCGCAcgaggccgtcatcgccgccagcACCGGCCACATCGTCACGCGCGAgacgggcgccgtcgaggcgacgggccACAAGATCATCAACGTCGCGCCCTGCAACGGCAAGCTCACCCCCGACAGCATCCGCAaggccctcgacgacaacTGGCACTACCCCCACATGGCCAAGCCCCGGCTCGTCTACGTCTCCCACGCCACCGAGGTCGGCACCGTCTACTccaaggccgagctcgccgccatcaagcAGCTCTGCGAGCTCAAGGGCCTGCTGCTCTTCATGGACGGCGCccgcatcggcgccgccctgacctcgtcgacgagcgacaTGACGCTCCGCGACGTGCTCGACCTCACCGACATCTTCTGGATCGGCGGTACCAAGAAcggcgccctcctcggcgaggccgtcgtcgtcaagagccccgacctcgccgtcgactttgCCTTTTACGTCAAGCAGCACGGCTCGCTGCTCGCCAAGAGCCGCATCATGGGCGTCGAGTTCGCCGAGCTCTTCCGCGAGAACCTCTACTTTGAGCTCGCCCGCCgcggcaacgccgccgccgagaagctGTCGCggtccatcgtcggcgccggctacGCCCTGCGGGCCGAGACCGAGACGAACCAGGTGTTCGCCATCCttcccctcggcctcgtccaggagCTGCAGAAGGACTTTGTCTTTTACGTCTGGGAAAAGTGCGGCGCCAACtgggccgtcgtccgcctGCTGACCACCTGGGCCACCGACACGGCCCAGCTGGAAAAGTTTAACAACACCGTCTTGAGCTGGGTACCCTTGCCCGACCACGGTGATGCCGATGGATGCTTCTGA
- a CDS encoding NAD-binding domain protein: MAKSFPEVQPGGSLILAWQVKDKKVLVVGGGEVAAGRVLHCLNADARVTVVCPASGLNDEVAHRVSERQVTHIDRVFEPSDLDGADMVLVAVDDAAASTAIWKLCKERRIPANIADVPAECDFYFGSIHRDGPLQIMVSTNGKGPRLAATIRRFIAGQLPKNAGNAIESLGELRTRLRKMAPKAEDGPKRMRWMSKVSDSYTWEDMCSFTPEDMENLLLFYPANKVPTVDILMALRGGTEMKKLDVFDGSFGFCVGS; this comes from the exons ATGGCCAAGTCCTTTCCCGAGGTGCAGCCCGGGGGCAGCTTGATCCTCGCATGGCAAGTCAAGGACAAgaaggtcctcgtcgtcggcggcggtgaa gttgccgccggccgggTTCTACACTGCCTCAACGCCGATGCGAGAGTGACGGTCGTCTGTCCGGCTTCTGGCCTCAACGATGAGGTTGCGCACCGAGTGTCGGAGCGGCAGGTGACGCACATCGACCGGGTGTTTGAGCCGTCAGACCTCGACGGAGCAGACATGGTGctggtcgccgtcgacgacgccgcggcaTCGACAGCCATCTGGAAGCTGTGCAAGGAGAGGAGGATCCCGGCCAACATCGCCGACGTGCCGGCGGAATGCGACTTTTACTTTGGCAGCATCCACCGCGACGGGCCGCTGCAGATCATGGTCAGCACCAACGGCAAGGGCCCGCGACTCGCGGCAACCATTCGGCGTTTCATCGCGGGCCAGCTGCCCAAGAACGCGGGGAACGCAATCGAatccctcggcgagctgcgAACGAGACTGCGAAAGATGGCGCccaaggccgaggatggTCCGAAGCGGATGCGTTG GATGTCCAAGGTCAGCGACTCGTACACGTGGGAGGACATGTGCAGCTTCACGCCGGAAGACATGGAGAACCTGCTGCTCTTCTATCCCGCCAACAAGGTTCCGACGGTCGACATTCTGATGGCTTTGCGGGGAGGCACGGAGATGAAGAAGCTCGACGTATTCGACGGCTCCTTTGGATTTTGCGTTGGGTCATAG